One region of Lactobacillus johnsonii genomic DNA includes:
- the gatB gene encoding Asp-tRNA(Asn)/Glu-tRNA(Gln) amidotransferase subunit GatB, translated as MNFKSTIGLEVHFELKTKSKIFSPSPVSYGAEANTETNVIDWAMPGVLPRLNKDVYRLGIMVALATHSHVLPVTHFDRKNYFYPDNPKAYQITQFFQPLARDGYIEIEVRGKKKRIGIHEMHIEEDAGKNTHGANGYSYVDLNRQGVPLLEVVSEPDMEDPEEAYAYLTKLRQIVQFTGASDVKMEEGSMRVDTNISIRPAGQEKLGTKVEMKNLNSFDHVRRSLAYEEKRQQQVLLSGGRVQLSTRRFDEATGKTVLERVKEGDADYRYFPEPDIAPYHIKQSWIDEIEESLPESPFERRKRYVEEYGIKEYDADVILQTKESSDFYDAAVAAGADPTLAANWLNTQVNGYLNENQVGIADIKLTPEHLAEMIKMIKDGTISSKIAKKVFKESIENGTDPKKYVEDKGMIQLSDVSVLGPMVTKVVDDNPQSVEDFKNGKDRAIGFLVGQIMKQTRGKANPKVVNQLLNKELQSR; from the coding sequence ATGAATTTTAAATCGACTATTGGTCTAGAAGTCCACTTCGAATTAAAAACAAAGAGTAAGATTTTTTCTCCATCACCAGTTAGTTATGGTGCTGAAGCAAACACTGAAACTAATGTTATCGACTGGGCTATGCCTGGTGTCTTACCTCGTTTAAACAAAGACGTTTACCGTCTTGGGATTATGGTTGCTTTAGCAACTCATTCACATGTTTTACCAGTAACTCACTTTGATCGTAAGAACTATTTCTACCCAGATAACCCTAAAGCTTATCAGATTACTCAATTCTTCCAACCACTTGCTCGTGATGGTTATATCGAAATTGAAGTTCGTGGTAAGAAGAAGCGCATTGGTATTCATGAAATGCATATTGAAGAAGATGCTGGTAAGAATACACACGGTGCTAACGGTTATTCATACGTTGACTTAAACCGTCAGGGAGTTCCACTTCTTGAAGTTGTTTCTGAACCTGATATGGAAGATCCAGAAGAAGCTTATGCATATTTGACTAAATTACGTCAAATTGTTCAATTTACTGGTGCTTCTGACGTTAAGATGGAAGAAGGTTCAATGCGTGTTGATACCAACATTTCTATTCGTCCTGCAGGTCAAGAAAAGCTTGGTACCAAGGTTGAAATGAAGAACTTGAACTCATTTGACCACGTACGTCGTTCTCTTGCTTATGAAGAAAAACGTCAACAACAAGTATTACTTTCTGGTGGTAGAGTTCAACTTTCTACTCGTCGTTTTGATGAAGCAACTGGTAAGACTGTCCTAGAACGTGTTAAGGAAGGTGACGCAGACTACCGTTACTTCCCAGAACCAGATATTGCTCCTTACCATATTAAGCAAAGCTGGATTGACGAAATTGAAGAAAGTTTACCTGAATCACCATTTGAACGTCGTAAGCGTTACGTTGAAGAATATGGTATTAAAGAATACGACGCAGACGTTATTTTACAAACTAAGGAATCAAGTGATTTCTACGATGCTGCAGTTGCTGCTGGTGCAGATCCAACATTAGCTGCTAACTGGTTAAACACTCAAGTTAATGGTTACTTGAATGAAAACCAAGTTGGTATTGCCGATATTAAGTTAACTCCAGAACACTTAGCTGAAATGATCAAGATGATCAAAGATGGTACTATTTCTTCTAAGATCGCTAAGAAGGTCTTTAAGGAATCAATTGAAAACGGTACTGATCCTAAGAAATATGTTGAAGATAAGGGTATGATTCAATTATCTGATGTTTCTGTTCTTGGGCCAATGGTTACTAAGGTCGTTGATGACAACCCACAATCTGTTGAAGACTTTAAGAATGGTAAAGATCGTGCAATTGGATTCTTAGTTGGTCAAATCATGAAACAAACTCGTGGTAAAGCTAACCCTAAAGTTGTTAACCAATTGCTTAACAAGGAACTTCAAAGTCGTTAA
- the pcrA gene encoding DNA helicase PcrA produces the protein MSEETILAGLNPQQKKAVQCTEGPLLVVAGAGSGKTSVLTRRIAYLIEEKGVAPWNVLAITFTNKAATEMKERVQKLLGPAADSVWMSTFHALCVRILRRDAEKIGYSNNFSIADSAEQLTLIKRIEKNLNINPKMYDPKAILGAISNGKNDLLTPKDFKEQAASPFEKVTAQVYSEYQHRLKRDQIMDFDDLIMQTLVLFKKDKETLHYYQNKFRYILVDEYQDTNEAQYQLCVALAAQYKNICVVGDADQSIYGWRGANMENILNFEHDYQDDEVTTIKLEQNYRSTGHILDAANSVIKNNLKRKPKKLWTDKGAGDKINYYRAQSGNDEALFIISKIKEEIKEHQRDYKDFAVLYRTNAQSRNVEEALVKANIPYRIVGGHKFYDRKEIKDILAYLKVVANPADSMSFNRIINVPKRGLGPTTMAKFNGFANDSDFTVEETFKNLSLAPITGRPARTLATFGTALKDAIEYSKTHGVTGLTEKILADFGYKEALENEHTIEADTRLENLNEFLTVTKRFDDNYEPEDEDSTALGDFLSEISLLSDQDDLENQDNQVALMTLHAAKGLEFPVVFLVGMEEGLFPLSRAVEDPSELEEERRLAYVGITRAEKKLYITNAFSRMMYGRPQRNQPSRFIDEIEDKDLEFVNPMPSNSVISVPFAINRKDQANSHVYLPKITVEEAKKATGAVGAEKKSWNVGDQVTHKAWGKGVVVKVNGTGEDMELDIAFASQGVKRLLAAFAPIKKI, from the coding sequence ATGAGCGAAGAAACAATTCTTGCAGGATTAAATCCTCAGCAAAAAAAAGCCGTGCAGTGTACTGAAGGTCCACTTTTAGTAGTTGCCGGAGCTGGTAGTGGAAAAACATCAGTTTTAACACGTCGAATTGCCTATTTAATTGAAGAAAAGGGCGTTGCGCCATGGAATGTTTTAGCCATTACTTTTACTAATAAGGCTGCAACTGAAATGAAAGAACGTGTCCAAAAGTTATTAGGGCCAGCAGCTGACAGTGTTTGGATGTCAACTTTTCATGCTTTATGTGTCCGTATTTTACGTCGAGACGCAGAAAAAATTGGCTATTCTAATAATTTTTCAATTGCTGATTCTGCAGAACAATTGACACTAATTAAACGAATTGAAAAGAATCTTAATATTAATCCTAAAATGTATGATCCAAAAGCAATTTTAGGTGCTATTTCAAATGGAAAAAATGACTTACTTACTCCAAAAGACTTTAAGGAGCAAGCAGCTAGTCCGTTTGAAAAGGTAACAGCGCAAGTATATAGCGAATATCAACATCGCTTAAAGCGTGATCAAATTATGGATTTTGATGATTTAATTATGCAAACGCTCGTCTTATTTAAAAAGGATAAAGAAACTTTGCATTATTATCAAAATAAATTCCGCTATATTTTAGTAGACGAGTATCAGGATACAAATGAAGCACAGTATCAACTTTGTGTTGCTCTAGCTGCTCAATATAAAAATATTTGTGTTGTTGGGGATGCAGATCAGTCGATCTATGGTTGGCGCGGAGCTAACATGGAAAATATTCTTAATTTTGAACATGACTATCAAGATGATGAAGTTACTACTATTAAACTAGAGCAAAACTACCGCTCTACCGGTCACATTCTTGATGCAGCTAATTCAGTAATTAAAAATAATCTGAAACGTAAACCTAAGAAACTTTGGACGGATAAAGGCGCTGGCGATAAAATCAATTATTACCGTGCTCAAAGTGGAAATGATGAAGCACTGTTTATCATTTCAAAGATTAAGGAAGAAATAAAAGAACATCAAAGAGACTACAAGGATTTTGCCGTTCTTTATCGGACCAATGCTCAATCACGTAATGTCGAAGAAGCCCTAGTTAAAGCTAATATTCCGTATCGGATTGTTGGAGGACATAAGTTCTACGACCGAAAAGAAATTAAAGATATTTTGGCTTATTTAAAAGTTGTCGCAAATCCTGCTGATTCAATGAGTTTCAACCGAATTATTAATGTACCAAAACGTGGTTTGGGGCCAACTACGATGGCTAAGTTTAACGGTTTTGCTAATGATAGTGACTTTACAGTAGAAGAGACTTTTAAGAATTTGAGCTTAGCACCAATTACGGGTCGCCCAGCTAGAACGCTAGCTACTTTTGGAACGGCCTTAAAAGATGCAATCGAATATAGTAAGACGCATGGTGTAACAGGTTTAACGGAAAAAATATTAGCTGATTTCGGCTACAAAGAAGCTTTAGAAAATGAACACACAATTGAAGCAGATACTAGATTAGAAAACTTAAATGAATTTCTGACTGTTACTAAGCGTTTTGACGATAATTATGAGCCCGAAGATGAAGATTCAACAGCTTTAGGTGATTTTCTTTCAGAGATCTCATTATTAAGTGATCAAGATGATTTAGAAAATCAAGATAACCAAGTTGCATTGATGACTCTTCATGCCGCTAAGGGACTAGAGTTTCCGGTGGTCTTCTTGGTTGGAATGGAAGAGGGACTCTTCCCACTTTCAAGAGCAGTAGAAGATCCAAGTGAACTTGAAGAAGAACGTCGACTAGCCTATGTAGGAATTACACGAGCTGAAAAGAAACTCTACATAACCAATGCTTTTTCTAGAATGATGTATGGCCGTCCGCAACGTAATCAACCATCACGCTTTATTGATGAGATTGAAGATAAGGATTTAGAGTTTGTTAACCCAATGCCATCTAATTCTGTCATATCTGTTCCTTTTGCTATTAATAGAAAGGATCAAGCTAATTCTCATGTTTACCTTCCAAAGATTACAGTTGAGGAGGCTAAGAAAGCAACTGGTGCAGTTGGAGCTGAGAAAAAGTCCTGGAATGTTGGTGATCAAGTTACACATAAAGCATGGGGAAAAGGCGTTGTAGTCAAAGTTAACGGTACTGGTGAAGATATGGAATTAGATATTGCCTTTGCTAGCCAAGGAGTGAAACGCCTTTTAGCTGCCTTTGCACCGATTAAAAAGATATAA
- the gatA gene encoding Asp-tRNA(Asn)/Glu-tRNA(Gln) amidotransferase subunit GatA, giving the protein MNYLNENIDSLNKKLQDGEITAEDLAKETVKNIKETDKKINAWITVDEEAKPAENLDFNKNKLAGIPIAIKDNIITNGMKTTAASHILYNYMPVYDATVISKLKKVQATFVGKTNMDEFAMGSSTEHSYYGETHNPWNLDKVPGGSSGGSAAAVASGEVVAALGSDTGGSIRQPAAFNGIFGIKPTYGRVSRWGLIAFGSSLDQIGVMSKRVKDSAEVLNVIAGPDEHDATVSEKEVPDYTSFLGQDVKGLRVAVPKEYMDAVDGEMHEVIQKQIDVLKDAGAIINEVSLPHTKYVVPTYYIVASSEASSNLQRYDGIRYGYRAKDTKNLLDVYVKSRSEGFGDEVKRRIMLGSFALSAGAYDEFFKKAAQVRTLICRDFEKIFEENDVIVGPTTTEPAFGIGEEISDPIKMYNNDILTISANLAGIPAASVPAGLVDGMPAGLQIMAKRFDEGNVFKVADFIERNNKFYEKTPTGMED; this is encoded by the coding sequence ATGAATTACTTAAATGAAAACATTGACTCATTAAATAAAAAATTACAAGATGGCGAAATAACAGCTGAAGACCTAGCTAAGGAAACAGTTAAAAACATTAAAGAAACAGACAAAAAGATTAATGCCTGGATTACTGTTGATGAAGAAGCAAAGCCAGCAGAAAATTTAGATTTTAATAAAAATAAATTAGCTGGTATTCCTATTGCTATCAAGGATAATATCATTACTAATGGTATGAAGACTACAGCAGCTAGCCACATTCTTTACAACTATATGCCCGTTTATGATGCTACTGTAATTAGTAAATTAAAGAAGGTTCAAGCAACTTTTGTTGGTAAGACTAACATGGATGAATTTGCAATGGGTTCATCCACTGAACATTCTTACTATGGTGAAACACATAACCCATGGAACTTAGATAAAGTTCCTGGTGGTTCATCCGGTGGTTCTGCAGCTGCAGTTGCGAGTGGTGAAGTTGTTGCAGCTCTTGGATCAGATACTGGTGGTTCTATTCGTCAACCAGCTGCCTTCAATGGTATTTTTGGTATTAAACCAACCTACGGTAGAGTATCACGTTGGGGACTTATTGCTTTTGGTTCTTCATTGGATCAAATTGGTGTAATGAGTAAGCGTGTTAAGGATTCAGCTGAAGTATTAAACGTAATTGCTGGTCCTGATGAACATGATGCAACTGTTTCTGAAAAAGAAGTACCTGATTACACTAGCTTCTTAGGCCAAGATGTTAAAGGCTTACGTGTGGCTGTTCCTAAGGAATACATGGATGCTGTTGACGGTGAAATGCACGAAGTTATCCAAAAACAGATCGATGTTTTGAAGGATGCCGGTGCAATTATTAATGAAGTTTCATTGCCACATACTAAGTATGTTGTTCCTACTTACTACATTGTTGCTTCTAGTGAAGCTTCTTCAAACCTTCAAAGATATGACGGTATTCGTTACGGCTATCGTGCAAAGGATACTAAGAACTTATTAGATGTTTACGTAAAATCAAGAAGTGAAGGCTTTGGTGACGAAGTTAAGCGTCGTATCATGCTTGGTTCTTTTGCTTTATCAGCTGGTGCATATGATGAATTCTTCAAGAAAGCTGCACAAGTTAGAACATTGATTTGCCGCGACTTTGAAAAGATTTTTGAAGAAAATGATGTTATTGTTGGACCAACTACTACTGAGCCAGCATTTGGTATTGGTGAAGAAATCTCTGATCCAATTAAGATGTACAATAATGATATTTTAACTATTTCAGCTAATTTAGCTGGTATTCCAGCCGCTAGTGTACCAGCAGGCTTAGTTGATGGTATGCCTGCTGGTCTTCAAATTATGGCTAAGCGTTTTGATGAAGGAAATGTATTTAAAGTTGCTGATTTCATTGAACGTAATAATAAATTCTACGAAAAAACACCTACAGGAATGGAGGATTAA
- the ligA gene encoding NAD-dependent DNA ligase LigA, with amino-acid sequence MAVLTHNEASQKVDELRKKLDKWADDYYAKDAPVVEDAVYDKTYQELVELEEQFPDLVTADSITQRVGGEIKSDLSKVEHPVPMLSMGDVFSKDELKEFDERITKLVGHPVAYNVELKIDGLSLSLEYTNGKLTRASTRGNGRVGEDVTANAKFIKDVPQTLPEPLTTEVRGECYMEKEAFATLNAERDEKGEQVFANPRNAAAGSLRQLDARITKKRNLSTFIYTWVNPPRNITSQHQAIDEMNRLGFHTNQSGRRFESMDEVFNFIDEYTAKRNDLSYGIDGIVLKVDDLSLQSKLGNTVKVPRWEIAYKFPPEEQETVVRDIEWTVGRTGVVTPTAVMDPVKLAGTIVSRASLHNPDYLREKGVRIGDTVKLHKAGDIIPEISSVVLSKRPKDSKPYEIPNICPSCGETLVHLQDEVALRCINPMCPAQIEEGIIHFASRGAMNIMGLGPRIVKQLIDKGFINDVADLYHLTPDQLGQLDHFKEKSITNLLSSIENSKQNSAELLLYGLGIDHVGAKAARLILEKYKNLEKVSQLTVPELTSIDTIGETIAESLTAYFNQPSAQKLLQELRDSGLNMEYLGTVEDEAPDNFFKEKTVVLTGKLSAFTRSEFTKKLQDLGAKVTGSVSKKTDYLIYGADAGSKKDKAEKLQVPMLTEQEAIAKIEK; translated from the coding sequence ATGGCAGTTTTAACTCATAATGAGGCTTCTCAGAAAGTCGATGAATTAAGAAAAAAGCTCGATAAATGGGCAGATGATTATTATGCAAAAGATGCTCCGGTAGTTGAAGATGCAGTATATGATAAGACCTATCAGGAATTAGTAGAATTAGAAGAGCAATTTCCTGACTTAGTAACTGCCGATTCAATTACCCAACGAGTTGGTGGAGAGATTAAAAGTGATCTTTCTAAAGTTGAACATCCCGTTCCGATGCTTTCAATGGGGGATGTTTTCTCAAAAGATGAGCTTAAAGAATTTGACGAAAGAATTACGAAATTAGTGGGTCACCCAGTAGCTTATAATGTGGAATTAAAAATTGATGGATTATCTTTATCCTTAGAATATACTAACGGAAAATTAACACGTGCTTCTACAAGAGGAAATGGCCGTGTTGGTGAAGATGTAACAGCTAATGCAAAATTTATTAAAGATGTTCCTCAAACATTACCTGAACCATTAACAACTGAAGTTCGTGGTGAATGCTACATGGAGAAAGAAGCGTTTGCAACCTTAAATGCAGAACGTGATGAAAAAGGAGAGCAAGTTTTTGCTAATCCTCGAAATGCGGCTGCCGGTTCTTTAAGACAATTAGATGCTCGAATTACTAAAAAAAGAAATTTAAGTACTTTTATTTATACTTGGGTTAACCCACCAAGAAACATTACAAGTCAACATCAAGCGATTGATGAAATGAATCGATTAGGATTTCATACTAATCAGTCTGGACGACGTTTTGAATCAATGGACGAAGTATTTAATTTTATTGATGAATATACTGCTAAACGTAATGATTTAAGTTATGGGATTGACGGGATTGTTTTAAAAGTTGACGACTTAAGTTTACAAAGTAAACTTGGTAATACTGTAAAAGTACCTCGCTGGGAAATTGCTTATAAGTTCCCACCCGAAGAGCAAGAGACTGTAGTTAGAGATATTGAATGGACAGTTGGCCGAACTGGAGTAGTAACACCTACTGCAGTGATGGATCCAGTTAAACTTGCTGGAACGATTGTCTCTCGTGCGTCTTTACATAATCCAGACTATTTGAGAGAAAAGGGAGTAAGAATTGGCGATACAGTTAAATTGCATAAAGCTGGAGATATCATTCCAGAAATTTCTAGTGTCGTTTTAAGTAAAAGACCTAAAGATAGTAAGCCTTATGAAATTCCAAATATTTGTCCTTCTTGTGGAGAAACACTGGTTCACTTGCAAGACGAAGTAGCGCTTCGCTGTATTAATCCGATGTGCCCAGCTCAAATTGAAGAGGGAATTATTCATTTTGCTTCACGTGGAGCGATGAATATTATGGGACTTGGTCCTAGAATTGTAAAACAGTTAATTGATAAGGGATTTATTAATGATGTAGCTGACTTATATCATTTAACTCCAGACCAACTAGGACAGCTTGATCACTTTAAAGAAAAATCGATTACTAATTTATTATCTTCTATTGAAAATAGTAAGCAAAATTCTGCCGAATTATTACTGTATGGCTTAGGAATTGATCATGTTGGTGCTAAGGCTGCCAGATTGATTTTGGAAAAATATAAAAATTTGGAAAAGGTTAGTCAATTAACAGTGCCAGAATTAACAAGTATCGATACAATAGGAGAGACGATTGCAGAGTCATTAACAGCATATTTTAATCAACCAAGCGCACAGAAACTACTACAAGAATTGCGTGACAGTGGATTAAATATGGAATATTTAGGAACAGTTGAAGATGAAGCACCAGATAATTTCTTTAAGGAAAAGACAGTAGTTTTAACTGGAAAATTATCTGCCTTTACTCGAAGTGAATTTACCAAAAAGCTTCAAGATCTTGGTGCAAAAGTCACTGGGTCAGTTTCTAAGAAGACAGATTATTTAATCTACGGAGCAGACGCGGGCTCTAAAAAAGATAAGGCTGAAAAACTTCAAGTTCCAATGTTAACTGAACAAGAAGCAATTGCAAAAATTGAAAAATAA
- a CDS encoding Cof-type HAD-IIB family hydrolase, whose amino-acid sequence MTVKLIAVDLDGTLLTSGNTISPETLRTLQVAHGMGIKIVLASGRPLSGVMPFETQLGLEGPEEYAVVFNGAVVQDLSGKVLMSQEMNYRDFEIMLRLQRLAHVNLHFETTKRFWTLDRDLSVQMQINAALTDNEIRVRERKEIPQDFTFNKVGFTCAKDSDQIEKLWNSIPYWAFESYDIVRSLDNCIELNGIGASKGNALMDLAQRLKISPEDVMVFGDQGNDVSMFENPSFKKIAMGNAIEDIKEKADFVTDDNNHNGIAKALKKFVI is encoded by the coding sequence ATGACAGTAAAACTAATTGCGGTAGATTTAGATGGAACTTTATTAACTAGTGGAAATACAATTTCACCTGAAACTCTGAGGACTTTACAGGTAGCACATGGGATGGGAATTAAGATAGTGCTTGCTTCTGGTCGTCCTCTCTCTGGAGTAATGCCTTTTGAAACTCAACTAGGACTTGAGGGGCCAGAAGAATATGCAGTTGTCTTTAACGGCGCAGTTGTACAAGATTTATCTGGAAAAGTTCTAATGAGTCAAGAGATGAATTATCGCGATTTTGAAATAATGCTTCGCTTGCAGAGACTTGCTCACGTGAATTTACACTTTGAAACAACTAAACGTTTTTGGACTTTAGATCGTGACCTTTCAGTACAAATGCAAATTAATGCTGCTTTAACTGATAATGAAATTAGAGTTCGTGAACGTAAAGAAATCCCACAAGATTTTACCTTTAACAAGGTAGGATTTACTTGTGCAAAAGATAGTGATCAAATTGAAAAACTATGGAATTCGATTCCATACTGGGCCTTTGAATCCTATGATATAGTTCGTAGTTTAGATAACTGTATTGAGTTAAATGGAATTGGGGCTTCAAAAGGAAATGCTTTAATGGATTTGGCTCAACGTTTAAAGATTAGCCCAGAAGATGTCATGGTCTTTGGTGACCAAGGAAATGACGTTTCCATGTTTGAAAACCCAAGTTTCAAGAAAATTGCTATGGGAAATGCAATTGAAGATATCAAAGAAAAAGCTGATTTTGTAACCGATGATAATAATCATAATGGGATTGCTAAAGCCCTTAAAAAGTTTGTAATTTAA
- a CDS encoding diacylglycerol kinase — MTKKARLIYNPVSGHEQMLQNVADILNVLEQAGFEASAFRTTPEPLSAQNEAKRCALAGFDLLVGAGGDGTINEVVNGVAPLEKRPKLAVIPAGTTNDFARALKIPRDDLVEAAKVILTGKTQKMDIGRAGKQYFMNIAASGSLTELTYGVPSEVKSVLGYSAYLLKGAEMLPKISSNKMRLTYDEGVYEGDLSMFLLGMTNSIGGFERIMPDAQLSDGLFQLIVVKTANPVDVLRLMAMALNGNHVNDPQIIYTKTKNLKVELLGDSKDKDPIPVNLDGEIGGHLPIDFENLKQHIEFYVG; from the coding sequence ATGACGAAAAAAGCAAGATTGATTTATAATCCTGTCTCGGGTCACGAGCAAATGCTTCAAAATGTAGCAGATATTTTAAATGTATTAGAACAGGCTGGTTTTGAAGCCAGTGCTTTTAGGACTACGCCAGAACCTCTGTCTGCTCAAAATGAGGCAAAAAGATGTGCCTTAGCAGGTTTTGATTTACTAGTTGGTGCTGGTGGAGATGGTACTATTAATGAAGTAGTCAACGGAGTAGCTCCATTAGAAAAACGGCCAAAACTTGCTGTTATTCCAGCAGGAACTACCAATGATTTTGCTCGTGCATTAAAGATTCCGAGAGATGATTTAGTTGAGGCAGCTAAAGTAATCCTGACAGGTAAAACACAAAAGATGGATATTGGGCGTGCGGGTAAGCAATACTTTATGAATATTGCTGCTAGCGGTTCATTAACTGAACTTACTTATGGAGTACCTTCAGAAGTAAAGTCTGTCCTGGGTTATAGTGCGTATTTGCTTAAAGGTGCAGAAATGCTACCAAAAATCAGTAGCAATAAGATGCGTTTAACTTATGATGAAGGAGTCTATGAGGGAGACTTATCAATGTTTCTTTTAGGGATGACCAATTCAATTGGAGGTTTTGAACGTATTATGCCAGATGCTCAATTATCAGATGGGCTATTTCAGTTAATTGTAGTTAAAACTGCAAATCCAGTAGATGTTTTACGTTTAATGGCCATGGCTTTGAATGGAAATCATGTTAATGATCCACAGATTATCTATACTAAGACTAAAAATTTAAAGGTAGAATTATTAGGTGATAGTAAAGATAAGGATCCTATTCCTGTGAATTTAGATGGTGAGATTGGTGGTCATTTACCAATTGATTTTGAAAATCTAAAACAGCATATTGAATTTTATGTTGGTTAA
- a CDS encoding CamS family sex pheromone protein: MKRFLQIALLLATGLSLSACGNLKNSDLANNPTTSTTKKKSYQTTSTSKNGYNVLLKDGEYVTSPIEGTTENTSDNNVDSRALESGLIDLSHNTFSSSKYVFQEGQKISVADATDWLGRKSKSNPEGLNAEKSNKKNSYNPIILDQILEQDFLTKSNSSYKMDGMSVGLALNSVDYYQKVKDGPQYHKDISRAEQETFGKEAANKLVSYLRKKKGLKDIPILVGLFSKTSKDSLVGGNYFAYGIANANSSKINDWKTVNNRSQVLPTVGSEKAINSTDAASFSDFKAAIQGYFPNISGVTATVHYQNKTLTQMNITVTTQFFGYAQIESFSRLVLSAAKKYLPKDAPIEIKINSVNDTQALIAKNSADDSYYVHVFGGE; encoded by the coding sequence TTGAAAAGATTTTTGCAAATAGCACTACTACTAGCAACTGGGTTAAGTTTAAGTGCATGTGGCAATTTAAAAAATTCTGATCTTGCCAATAACCCTACTACTTCTACAACAAAGAAAAAAAGCTATCAAACTACTAGTACTAGTAAAAATGGGTATAATGTTCTTTTAAAAGATGGGGAATATGTAACTAGTCCAATTGAAGGAACAACTGAAAATACTAGTGATAATAATGTAGATAGTCGTGCTTTAGAATCTGGGTTAATTGATTTATCTCACAATACTTTTTCAAGTAGTAAGTATGTTTTTCAAGAAGGACAAAAAATTTCTGTTGCTGATGCTACTGACTGGCTAGGAAGAAAGTCTAAGAGTAATCCAGAAGGTCTAAATGCGGAAAAAAGTAATAAAAAGAATTCGTATAATCCTATTATTTTAGATCAAATTTTAGAACAAGATTTTTTGACTAAATCTAATTCTAGTTACAAAATGGATGGTATGAGTGTTGGGCTAGCTCTTAACTCGGTAGATTACTACCAGAAAGTTAAAGATGGGCCCCAATATCATAAAGATATTTCTCGTGCAGAACAGGAGACTTTTGGTAAAGAAGCAGCTAATAAGTTAGTTTCTTATTTACGTAAAAAGAAGGGATTAAAAGATATCCCAATTTTGGTTGGGCTTTTTAGTAAAACCAGTAAAGATTCTCTTGTAGGTGGAAATTACTTTGCATATGGAATTGCTAATGCAAATAGTAGTAAAATAAATGATTGGAAAACAGTCAATAATCGTAGTCAAGTGCTACCGACTGTTGGAAGTGAAAAAGCAATCAATTCTACTGATGCAGCTTCATTTAGTGATTTTAAAGCAGCTATTCAAGGTTACTTCCCTAATATTAGTGGGGTAACAGCGACTGTTCATTATCAAAATAAAACTTTGACACAAATGAACATTACTGTAACTACCCAATTCTTTGGTTATGCGCAGATTGAGAGTTTTTCAAGACTTGTATTGTCAGCTGCTAAGAAGTACTTACCTAAGGATGCACCAATAGAAATTAAGATTAATTCTGTTAATGATACGCAGGCATTAATTGCTAAGAATTCCGCAGACGATAGTTATTATGTCCACGTCTTTGGCGGTGAATAG
- the gatC gene encoding Asp-tRNA(Asn)/Glu-tRNA(Gln) amidotransferase subunit GatC, translating into MKITKDEINHVAALSRLEFGEDEIDKFTEQMGDIINMAHQLAEVDTEGVPETVQVVDRETDFREDKPEHWESRAELMKNVPEKADGFIKVPVIIDKDDNE; encoded by the coding sequence GTGAAAATTACAAAAGATGAAATCAATCACGTTGCAGCACTATCTCGACTTGAGTTTGGTGAAGACGAAATTGATAAGTTTACTGAACAAATGGGTGACATTATCAATATGGCACATCAATTAGCCGAAGTTGATACTGAAGGAGTTCCTGAAACTGTTCAAGTTGTTGATCGAGAGACTGATTTTAGAGAAGACAAGCCTGAACATTGGGAAAGTCGCGCAGAATTAATGAAGAATGTTCCTGAAAAAGCTGATGGCTTCATTAAGGTGCCAGTAATTATTGATAAGGATGATAATGAATAA